The DNA segment CGCCTGAACGGCCAGCGAGGCTTTGCCGGCGAAGGTGCGGCTGTATGACGCGCTGATGCCCGCGTTGCTGTCCTGCATCGCGCCGCCCGACCAGTCGTATTGGAGCTGCGGGCCGATGCTGAAAGAGGTGTCTTTGTTTTGGAAGCTGTACGCGCTGCCGAGGCTGACGCTGTGTTCGGCGTATTCGCGCTGCTGCGGATAGATTCTGCCCAGCGCGTAGCCGGAAAACTGTATGCCGTGGTGGCCTTGGAGCGAGATGCGGCGGCCGGCGGCGGCTTCGTATGCCCATGCGCGGCCTTCGATTGCGTCGGGCGTTTTGACCGGCAGCCATTCGCTGCGGCAGGTAAGGTTGCCGTGTGCGTCGAGTATCGGCTGCCCGTTTGCGTCGAAGCCGCAGCTTTGCTGTTCGCGCAGTATGGTGGCGGCGGAGGAGCGGTTGATATTGGAATCGTATCCCGCGCCGAGGGAAAGCGAGCCGTTCCATGCGTCGCGTTCGGCCAGCGCGGCGGAGAAGCCTTGGATTTTTTCGTTTACCGCAGGCCGTTCGGGAATGTCGGTGCCGGCGAAAAGCGCGGCCGATTCCCTGTTTTGTTTGTCGGCAAACAGCAAACGCGCCAAATCGAGCTTGGCGCGGACAAATTGCGGATTGCTTTGGTAAAGCCTGCGGTACAGCGCGATCGCGCCCTGCATATCGTTGCGGAACAGAGCCAGATTCGCTTCGGCAAACAGCACCATATCGGGATCGGCATCGGGCTGCGTTTTGTAGATTTCCAGCAGGCGCAGGGTTTCGGCTTCGTTTTGCGCGTTTACCGCCTTCATCAGAGCCAGCGGCAGATCGTCGGCCTCCTGCGGCGCGGCCGTGCCGAAAGACAAATCCCCCACTTTCTCCCCCTCCTGCCGCTGCTGCCGCGCTTCGATGCCGTATTTCAGTTGCAGGCGGGTGTCTTCGTTGTCGGCGAGGACGGACAGCGGAGCAAACAGCAGAGGGAGGAAAAACAGGCGCGGATTCATGGGTTTCGTGTGGGCGGATTTTGTTGTGTGGTTTCAGGGGACGCGTGCGTCGCCTTTGGGCGACACACCCTACGTGTTTTTTCAGACGGCCTTTGTGGTTTGGGTAGGGTGTGTGGCGCAGCCACGCACGCGGTTTTTGTTTTGCGGCGGGTGTGTCTGTTGTGGTACTGGGGGACGCGTGCGTCGCCTTTGGGCGACACACCCTACGTGTTTTTTTTCAGACGGCCTTTGTGGTTTGGGTAGGGTGTGTGGCGCAGCCACGCACGCGTTTTTTGTGTTTGCGGCGGGTGTGTCTGTTGTGGTACTGGGAGACGCGTGCGTCGCTGGGACGATACACGCTACGTGCTAGCCTATACGGGTTCTTACTTGCTTTTTGGGAACGCGTGCGTCGCCTTTGGGCGACACACCCTACGTGTTTTTTCAGACGGCCTCTGCGGTTTGTGTAGGGTGTGTGGCGTAAGCCACGCACGCGGTTTTTGTTTTTGCGGCGGGGTGTGTCCGTTGCGGGGTTTGGGGGACGCGTGCGTCGCCTTTGGGCGACACACCCTACGTGTTTTTTCAGACGGCCTCTGCGGTTTGGGTAGGGTGTGTGGCGTAAGCCACGCACGCGGTTTTTGTTTTGCGGCGGGTGTGTCTATTGTGGCGGTTTGGGACGCGTGCGTCGCTTTTGGGCGACACACCCTACGTGGGTTCTTGCGCGGGTGTTCCGTTATTTTGCTATTCGCCGAAGTTCATTATTTCCGTTTCCCGTGTTCCGCCCCAATCGGGTGGCAGTATTCCCGCGCGGACGAGGCGGTGGAACGATGAAAACGGCCAGTCGCGCACGGTAGCGGCGAAGCCGTGTCTGACCGGGTTGAAATGGATGTAGTCGGCACACCGCTGCAAATCGGTTTCATCGCGCACGGTGTGTTCGTAGAAACGCCGCTGCCAAATGCCGCGCTCGCCGCGCCGCAGTTTGCTGGCGGAGCGGTCGGCGGCGGGCAGGTGTGCGGAGAAGCGGCTTTTTATCAAACGCCAGCGCAGGGAGTAGTCCGCATCGCCGAGCGGCAGCGTCCACACGGAGTGCAGGTGGTTGGGCATGACGCAGACGGCAAGTGTTTCAAAGGGATACATTTTGCATACGTCGGTATAGGCCGTGCGCAGCAGGCCGATGTGTTCTACCAGCAGACGGGATTTCGGGTCGGCCAGTTTCACGGTAAAGAAAAAGGTGCCGCCCGCGACGAAATTGCGGCGGTAGCGCGTCATGGTGTGTCCGTTTGCGAATCAGGCGGGATGGTGCGGATTATAGGCCGTCTGAAAAGCGGGGTTTGGGTTTTTGGGGTGTGGTTTTGTTTTTTGAGTCGGGTTTTGTTGCGGGGTTTGGGGAACGCGTGCGTCGCCTTTGGGCGACACACCCTACGTGCTAGCCTATGCGGGTTCTTACTTGCTTTTTGGGGACGCGTGCGTCGCTTTGGGCGACACACCCTACGTGCTAGCTCTGCGGTTTGGGTAGGGTGTGTGGCGCAGCCACGCACGCGGGTTTTGTTTTTGCGGCGGGTGTGTCTGTTGCGGTACTGGGGGACGCGTGCGTCGCTTTGGCGACGCACGCTACGTGCTAGCCTATGCGGGTTCTTACTTGTTTTTTGGGAACGCGTGCGTCGCTTTGGCGACACACCCTACGTGCTAGCCTATGCGGGTTCTTGCTTGGTTTTTGGAACGCGTGCGTCGCCTTTGGGCGACACACCCTACGTGCTAGCCTATGCAGGGTCTTGCTTGGTTTTTGGGACGCGTGCGTCGCTGGGGCGACACACCCTACGTGGGTTTGGGTTTTGGGTTAAAAAGGCGGGCGGAAAGTTTTTTCCGCCCGTCGGTCATGATTGTCCTGTAAAAATAAAAATTTATTTCTCTTCCATTTTTTTTTGTAAACAAGGTGTTGTTTGTTTGAATCAATTGCTTATTTCTTTGCGCCGCCGTATGCGGTGTTCAGTTTTTTATCGTTGAACTGGGCGATGCCGGCGAGGCCTGCGGCGTTGTTGCCGAAGAATTTGCCCGAGGTGGTGCCGTTTACGCTGTTGTTGGCGACGGCTTTGCCCGAGAAGGCGGCTTGGGCGGTTTGGATGTTGGCGTTGATGCCGAGGGTTTTCAGGTCGCCGCCTGCTCTGGACAGGGTGCCGGTCAGCGTTTTTTTGCCGAAGTCGGCTTTCAGGTCGCCGCGCAAGACAGCCGTGCCTTGTTCGTAGTGCTGGTTGATGCCTTTAACGTCGTAGGTGGCGGTGCCGCTGGTGGGCATTTTGGCGGTTTTGCCTGTGCCGCTGTAGAACACGGTGTAGTTGTTGGTGGCAACGTTTTTATTGACGGCACTCGCACCGGACTTGGTGTTGTCCCAGTCGCCGAAGTACACGTCCAAATCGCCCACTTTGGCATAGGACATGCGGCCGAGGTGGGA comes from the Kingella potus genome and includes:
- a CDS encoding porin family protein gives rise to the protein MNPRLFFLPLLFAPLSVLADNEDTRLQLKYGIEARQQRQEGEKVGDLSFGTAAPQEADDLPLALMKAVNAQNEAETLRLLEIYKTQPDADPDMVLFAEANLALFRNDMQGAIALYRRLYQSNPQFVRAKLDLARLLFADKQNRESAALFAGTDIPERPAVNEKIQGFSAALAERDAWNGSLSLGAGYDSNINRSSAATILREQQSCGFDANGQPILDAHGNLTCRSEWLPVKTPDAIEGRAWAYEAAAGRRISLQGHHGIQFSGYALGRIYPQQREYAEHSVSLGSAYSFQNKDTSFSIGPQLQYDWSGGAMQDSNAGISASYSRTFAGKASLAVQAEHKYDRYRGGYRHFNGPQTLLFATAVYALTENAVLFGGYDYLRKNSREKVDSYRRHGLRLGLDKRFQSGIGATLLATLRQTAYQDYHAWLDTRRRDSERTMQIDLKYDRPALRGFIPVLSLKRTSNHSTSWVNRYKRNEITFKLQYAF
- a CDS encoding REP-associated tyrosine transposase, producing MTRYRRNFVAGGTFFFTVKLADPKSRLLVEHIGLLRTAYTDVCKMYPFETLAVCVMPNHLHSVWTLPLGDADYSLRWRLIKSRFSAHLPAADRSASKLRRGERGIWQRRFYEHTVRDETDLQRCADYIHFNPVRHGFAATVRDWPFSSFHRLVRAGILPPDWGGTRETEIMNFGE
- a CDS encoding Slam-dependent surface lipoprotein, which produces MKHLKLVAALATVFAASSVYALPDKFESNPDGATSAANTINSEKHIGVSVVDSGDYKGKAAIYVHDENATTNNSKGLANNKHVSFAKIDKTAGNIMVRWFAKSILGQDGNNVTVAHMYKMKGLLWDNIPKMPDHSHLGRMSYAKVGDLDVYFGDWDNTKSGASAVNKNVATNNYTVFYSGTGKTAKMPTSGTATYDVKGINQHYEQGTAVLRGDLKADFGKKTLTGTLSRAGGDLKTLGINANIQTAQAAFSGKAVANNSVNGTTSGKFFGNNAAGLAGIAQFNDKKLNTAYGGAKK